In Haloimpatiens massiliensis, the following are encoded in one genomic region:
- a CDS encoding DUF5412 family protein produces the protein MYYGINVIIIINVKLFIFDIQRIKGEEYLSESTSPNGTYIVTVYLNNGGATTGFAVLGTLKNNKTKKTENIYWQYHCEKVHMEWINNETIKINGVQLRVKNEIYDYRRE, from the coding sequence ATATATTATGGTATAAATGTTATAATTATTATAAATGTAAAATTATTCATTTTTGATATTCAGAGAATTAAAGGTGAAGAATATCTTAGTGAATCAACTTCACCTAATGGAACATATATTGTAACCGTTTATTTGAATAATGGTGGAGCCACAACAGGTTTTGCGGTTTTAGGAACATTAAAGAATAATAAAACCAAGAAAACGGAAAATATTTATTGGCAGTACCACTGTGAAAAAGTTCATATGGAATGGATAAATAATGAGACGATAAAAATAAATGGTGTACAATTAAGAGTTAAAAATGAAATTTATGATTATAGAAGAGAATAA
- a CDS encoding putative holin-like toxin: MSNGTLMLLFQVGLFLLALLTFIVLLIDKMSKKIVAPSRIG, translated from the coding sequence ATGAGTAACGGTACTTTAATGTTACTATTTCAGGTAGGATTATTTTTATTAGCACTATTAACATTTATAGTGTTACTTATTGATAAAATGTCAAAAAAAATAGTAGCCCCAAGTCGAATTGGTTAG
- a CDS encoding AAA family ATPase encodes MNDIAELSEVITSFVEDAEKEVILIIDEVDKSSNNQLFLSFIGMLRNKYLSREMGKDYTFKSVILAGVYDVKSLKLKLRPEQESKYNSPWNIAADFNVDMSFSPAEISTMLKEYCDENNISMDIKELSEEIYFFTEGYPFLVGRICQIIDERIYELDKKPWSIWDVQKAVKIILDEKNTLFDTMIKNLENNEELYDYIEDIIIRGVQKTFNKDNPLIDLGITYGYFKNSHGKVAIANKIFSERMYNYMVSKLENIYSKMDDYNFKGAFIEPNGGLNVEKILQRFMQFMKEQYSSKDQEFIEHHGRLLFLAFIKPIINGVGFDFKEVQISEEKRLDMVITYNNFKYIIEMKIWRGQKYHEDGVNQLCDYLDINSLDKGYLVIFNFNKNKEFKEERIRVQGKDIFGVYV; translated from the coding sequence ATTAATGATATTGCAGAACTGTCAGAAGTAATAACGAGCTTCGTAGAAGATGCAGAAAAGGAAGTTATTTTAATCATAGATGAAGTAGATAAAAGCTCAAACAATCAATTGTTTTTAAGTTTTATAGGAATGCTTAGAAATAAATATTTATCAAGGGAAATGGGCAAAGATTATACCTTTAAATCTGTTATATTAGCTGGGGTATACGATGTAAAAAGTTTAAAACTAAAATTGAGACCAGAACAGGAATCTAAATACAATTCTCCTTGGAACATAGCAGCAGATTTTAATGTGGATATGAGCTTTTCACCAGCTGAAATTAGCACAATGCTAAAGGAATATTGTGATGAGAATAATATTTCTATGGATATAAAAGAACTTAGTGAAGAAATATACTTCTTTACAGAAGGCTACCCATTTTTAGTTGGTAGGATATGTCAAATTATAGATGAAAGAATTTATGAATTGGATAAAAAGCCTTGGAGTATATGGGATGTTCAAAAGGCTGTAAAAATAATTTTAGATGAAAAGAATACCTTATTTGATACTATGATAAAGAACTTAGAAAATAATGAAGAACTTTATGATTATATAGAAGATATAATCATAAGGGGAGTGCAGAAGACTTTTAACAAAGATAATCCACTTATAGATTTAGGAATAACTTATGGATATTTTAAAAATAGCCATGGAAAAGTTGCTATAGCTAATAAGATATTTTCAGAAAGAATGTATAATTACATGGTATCAAAGCTTGAAAATATATATAGTAAAATGGATGATTATAATTTTAAAGGTGCATTTATAGAACCAAATGGAGGACTTAATGTAGAAAAAATACTCCAAAGATTTATGCAGTTTATGAAAGAACAATATTCCTCTAAAGATCAAGAATTTATAGAACACCACGGAAGGTTATTATTTTTAGCATTTATTAAGCCAATAATAAATGGAGTTGGATTTGATTTTAAGGAAGTTCAAATTTCCGAAGAAAAGAGATTAGATATGGTTATAACCTATAATAATTTTAAATATATCATAGAAATGAAGATATGGAGAGGGCAGAAATATCATGAAGATGGAGTAAATCAGCTTTGTGATTACTTGGATATTAACTCTTTGGATAAGGGATACTTGGTTATATTTAATTTTAATAAAAATAAAGAGTTTAAAGAAGAGAGAATAAGAGTGCAAGGGAAAGATATATTTGGGGTTTATGTTTAG
- a CDS encoding tetratricopeptide repeat protein, producing the protein MSQNYYKPCKEFDECNELIEKYFLTKQYGKCFEGHLKIAEKGYPLAECQVGYFYYDGLGVDKDLEKSFYWTERAAKHGDRDAQNNLAELFYAEGVVVEKDTAKAKEWYKKAAINGHPEALEKCRALGVEVDI; encoded by the coding sequence ATGTCACAAAATTATTACAAACCATGTAAAGAATTTGATGAGTGCAATGAACTGATTGAGAAATACTTCTTGACTAAACAGTATGGAAAATGCTTTGAAGGTCATCTGAAAATTGCTGAAAAGGGCTATCCATTGGCTGAATGTCAAGTTGGATATTTCTATTATGATGGACTTGGTGTTGATAAGGACTTAGAAAAATCTTTTTATTGGACAGAACGTGCTGCAAAACACGGAGATAGAGACGCTCAGAATAATCTTGCAGAGTTATTTTATGCGGAAGGCGTTGTTGTGGAAAAGGACACTGCGAAAGCCAAAGAATGGTATAAAAAGGCTGCAATTAATGGACACCCAGAAGCCTTGGAGAAGTGCCGAGCATTAGGGGTTGAAGTAGACATATAA
- a CDS encoding GNAT family N-acetyltransferase — protein MEYEIIHLPKEKWKGTIIPIKYKTDKYYDVIVNKTDKGFAIEIEKKDFTKPVTHTPEEYDFPDKLYEDHWENAYAWGVLVNDELIAAIETDQELWSNRLRITELWVSEKYQKQGIGHALIEIAKEQARRERRRAIILETQSCNVNAVDFYQHEGFTLIGMDTCCYKNNDLQRKEVRLEFGWFPEEKKRLNREEIEIRMETKDDWYNVELMTQHAFWNKHHLGCDEHYLVHKLRQDKDYLPELSRIAVKDGEVIGCIMYSKARVVDGTDTHEIITFGPLCVEPKWQGCGVGELLLRETMNLAANKGYKGIVIFGEPDYYPRIGFKTCDNFNITTADGKNFDAFMGIELAEDSMKGIKGKFYESEVFENLPKEEVEKYNKKFPRLQKLRFPGQWD, from the coding sequence ATGGAATATGAAATTATACATTTACCAAAAGAGAAATGGAAGGGAACTATAATTCCAATAAAGTATAAAACGGATAAATATTATGATGTTATAGTAAATAAAACAGATAAAGGATTTGCTATTGAGATAGAAAAGAAAGACTTTACAAAGCCAGTAACTCATACACCAGAAGAATATGATTTTCCAGATAAGTTATATGAAGATCATTGGGAGAATGCTTATGCTTGGGGAGTGTTAGTTAATGATGAATTAATTGCTGCAATTGAAACTGATCAAGAATTATGGTCTAATCGTCTAAGAATTACAGAGCTATGGGTATCAGAAAAATATCAAAAGCAAGGAATAGGACATGCATTAATTGAAATAGCAAAGGAACAAGCAAGAAGAGAACGTCGTAGAGCTATTATACTAGAAACACAATCGTGTAATGTTAATGCAGTAGATTTTTATCAGCATGAGGGTTTTACCTTGATTGGTATGGACACTTGTTGCTATAAGAACAATGATTTACAAAGAAAAGAAGTGAGGTTAGAATTTGGATGGTTTCCAGAGGAAAAGAAAAGATTAAATCGTGAAGAAATAGAAATAAGAATGGAAACAAAGGATGATTGGTACAATGTAGAGCTAATGACACAGCATGCATTTTGGAATAAACATCATCTTGGATGTGACGAACATTACCTCGTGCACAAATTACGTCAAGATAAAGACTATCTTCCAGAGCTAAGCAGAATAGCAGTAAAGGATGGAGAGGTAATAGGATGCATAATGTATTCTAAGGCACGAGTTGTTGATGGTACAGATACACATGAAATTATAACCTTTGGACCTCTTTGCGTAGAGCCTAAATGGCAAGGTTGTGGAGTTGGTGAACTGCTATTAAGGGAAACAATGAACTTAGCTGCAAATAAAGGGTATAAAGGTATTGTAATTTTTGGAGAACCAGATTACTATCCTCGAATAGGATTTAAAACATGTGACAACTTTAATATTACCACTGCAGATGGTAAAAACTTTGATGCATTTATGGGAATTGAATTGGCAGAAGATAGTATGAAAGGCATAAAAGGAAAATTTTACGAATCTGAAGTTTTCGAAAATCTTCCAAAAGAAGAAGTGGAAAAATATAATAAAAAGTTTCCACGACTACAAAAATTAAGATTTCCAGGGCAATGGGATTAA
- a CDS encoding 2'-5' RNA ligase family protein, with translation MNTRTIMIFPEFENIDAINDIRKKYDPLADLVLPHITLAFPFDSELTNEELNLYLKECLSNIQPFKVELAGFSKQEDKYGNYLFLNVVQGTEVIKNIHDMLYRDKLKQFDVGCDYVPHMTVGKVSSKELLDKAFDDVSKCNDKFSTVVKKISVEMIGDHEESIIIIEHQLN, from the coding sequence ATGAATACAAGAACTATTATGATCTTTCCTGAATTTGAAAATATTGATGCTATTAATGATATTCGTAAAAAATATGATCCATTAGCAGATTTAGTATTGCCACATATTACTTTAGCTTTTCCCTTTGATAGTGAGTTGACTAATGAAGAACTTAATTTATATTTAAAAGAGTGTTTAAGCAACATCCAACCATTTAAAGTTGAATTAGCAGGGTTCAGTAAGCAGGAAGATAAATATGGAAATTACTTGTTTTTAAATGTAGTACAAGGTACTGAGGTAATTAAAAATATTCATGATATGTTATATAGAGATAAACTGAAGCAATTTGATGTAGGTTGTGATTATGTTCCGCATATGACAGTTGGAAAAGTATCATCTAAGGAGTTACTTGATAAAGCATTTGATGATGTGAGTAAATGTAACGATAAATTTAGTACTGTGGTCAAAAAAATATCAGTTGAAATGATTGGTGACCATGAAGAATCAATTATTATAATAGAACATCAGCTAAATTGA
- a CDS encoding histidine phosphatase family protein: protein MKTVVYFIRHAEPDYSVHDDAIRPLTDKGKKDALKVAAYLKDKGIEVALSSPYKRAIDTIKPFVDTNNINVELVDNFRERKVDSCWIEDFHGFSQKQWEDFNYKLSDGECLHEVQERNIKALEKVLKRFYGKDIVIGTHGTALSTIINYYESSYGYKDFDEIRLLTPWVVKFTFDEMICVKIEKIDILKV, encoded by the coding sequence ATGAAGACAGTAGTTTATTTTATTAGGCATGCTGAACCAGATTATTCTGTTCATGATGATGCTATTAGACCTTTAACAGATAAGGGTAAAAAGGATGCTTTAAAGGTTGCAGCTTATCTTAAGGATAAAGGTATAGAAGTTGCATTGTCAAGTCCATATAAAAGAGCAATAGATACAATAAAACCATTTGTTGATACAAATAATATAAATGTTGAATTAGTTGATAATTTTAGAGAAAGAAAAGTTGATAGTTGTTGGATAGAAGATTTTCATGGATTTTCTCAAAAGCAATGGGAGGACTTTAATTACAAACTATCAGATGGAGAATGTTTGCATGAGGTACAAGAACGAAACATAAAAGCATTGGAAAAGGTTTTAAAGAGGTTTTATGGGAAAGATATAGTTATAGGAACACATGGAACTGCACTAAGTACAATTATAAACTATTATGAATCTTCATATGGATATAAAGATTTTGATGAAATAAGGTTACTTACGCCGTGGGTAGTGAAATTTACTTTTGATGAAATGATATGTGTTAAAATTGAGAAGATAGATATATTAAAAGTATAA
- a CDS encoding sugar O-acetyltransferase — MTEREKMLAGQLYDCGDVELITQWHKAKNLIREYNNTMSEDADTKNNILDQLLGSRGKNLWITVPFFVDYGNNIYFGNNCEVNMNCTFLDDNKIIIGDNALIGPSVQIYTAFHPLNARERFGKPKEDGSFEFCKTQTAPVTIGNNVWIGGGAIIMPGVKIGDNVVIGAGSVVTKDIPSNKIAYGNPCRVVRENI, encoded by the coding sequence ATGACAGAAAGAGAAAAAATGTTAGCAGGTCAGCTTTATGATTGTGGAGATGTAGAATTGATTACACAATGGCATAAAGCAAAAAACTTGATTAGGGAATACAATAATACTATGTCTGAGGATGCAGATACAAAAAACAATATCCTTGATCAATTGCTTGGCAGTAGAGGAAAAAATCTTTGGATTACTGTGCCTTTTTTTGTTGACTATGGAAATAATATTTATTTTGGGAATAATTGCGAAGTGAATATGAATTGTACTTTTTTAGATGATAATAAAATTATCATCGGAGACAACGCATTGATTGGGCCAAGTGTTCAGATATATACGGCATTTCATCCTCTAAATGCAAGGGAACGTTTTGGTAAGCCTAAAGAAGATGGGTCTTTTGAATTTTGTAAAACGCAAACAGCACCTGTCACTATAGGCAATAATGTTTGGATTGGCGGTGGGGCAATCATAATGCCTGGAGTAAAAATTGGAGATAATGTTGTAATAGGTGCAGGAAGTGTTGTTACAAAAGATATTCCATCTAATAAGATTGCATATGGTAATCCATGCAGAGTGGTTAGAGAAAATATTTAG
- a CDS encoding histidine kinase yields MKFNKLDLILYIKNGDLNWILYLIASLVILIPIAIVFITDNPFSSSFSKISIGIAFIFVILGKLFALLKKEKGDKSIPIDIGIIIGILIAFIR; encoded by the coding sequence ATGAAATTTAATAAGTTGGATTTAATATTATATATAAAGAATGGAGATTTAAATTGGATATTATATTTAATAGCTTCATTAGTCATCTTAATTCCAATAGCTATAGTTTTTATTACTGACAATCCCTTTAGTTCATCTTTTAGTAAAATATCCATAGGCATAGCATTTATTTTTGTCATATTAGGAAAATTATTTGCACTACTTAAAAAGGAAAAAGGCGATAAAAGTATTCCTATAGATATTGGAATTATCATTGGTATTTTAATTGCATTTATCCGATGA
- a CDS encoding GNAT family N-acetyltransferase — translation MDYNKMFNFYYLNYLGLSIKDLKEKKFIFQSNQREKPINNWYFQPLIITNIEGVNVFSISPVFYKEFKDYIGYFNNMDIDRTINILKRFFDNKVKNYTIRKMYRMTLDSDNMPKEYVLKDNVVQLTKEILMNNLCTYSDEEKYKVWSRKREEVNEGRQYVILDEHKIISYCKVSNIDFAGGNLTVFTNEKYRNKGYGKFVTIGSLKWCYENDIIPIYWVDAKNTYSVALAKSLGFKVKSEEIVVGTYLNE, via the coding sequence ATGGATTATAATAAAATGTTTAATTTCTATTATTTAAATTATTTAGGATTATCAATTAAAGATTTGAAAGAAAAAAAGTTTATTTTTCAAAGTAACCAAAGAGAAAAGCCAATAAATAATTGGTATTTTCAACCTTTAATAATAACTAATATAGAAGGTGTTAATGTTTTTTCAATTTCACCAGTATTTTATAAAGAGTTTAAAGATTATATTGGGTATTTCAACAATATGGATATTGATAGAACTATCAATATATTAAAAAGGTTCTTTGATAATAAAGTCAAAAATTACACCATTAGGAAAATGTATAGAATGACTTTGGATAGTGACAATATGCCTAAAGAATATGTATTAAAAGATAATGTAGTTCAGCTTACCAAAGAAATATTAATGAATAATTTATGCACTTACAGTGATGAAGAAAAGTATAAGGTATGGTCAAGAAAACGTGAAGAGGTGAATGAGGGAAGACAATATGTAATTTTAGATGAACATAAAATTATTTCATACTGTAAGGTTTCTAACATAGATTTTGCTGGAGGAAATCTTACGGTTTTTACAAATGAAAAATATAGAAATAAAGGTTATGGGAAATTTGTAACAATTGGATCATTGAAATGGTGTTATGAAAATGATATTATTCCAATTTATTGGGTAGATGCAAAAAATACGTATTCAGTTGCTTTAGCAAAGAGTTTAGGTTTTAAGGTGAAATCTGAAGAAATAGTAGTAGGAACGTATCTTAATGAATAG
- a CDS encoding VOC family protein — protein sequence MLNLGSTYLIVKDIKKSVMFYEALLGMKVSAQNFDRWAQFNFNGNCIALYNPKYDEELINKGENLDLHYNKEYLKYWENKEIQYGNNFVLNFYIDNLDDEYKRIKELNIGKVTEIMYVNIASPYYHFLLEDPDENIIEITGNYSGII from the coding sequence ATGTTAAACTTGGGATCTACTTATCTCATAGTAAAGGATATTAAAAAATCAGTTATGTTTTATGAAGCTTTATTGGGAATGAAGGTATCGGCACAAAATTTTGATAGATGGGCACAGTTTAATTTTAATGGAAATTGTATTGCATTATATAATCCTAAATATGATGAAGAATTAATTAATAAAGGGGAAAATCTAGATTTACATTATAACAAAGAATATCTTAAATACTGGGAAAATAAAGAAATTCAATATGGTAATAATTTTGTATTGAATTTTTATATAGATAATCTTGATGATGAATATAAAAGAATTAAAGAACTTAATATAGGAAAAGTTACTGAAATTATGTATGTAAATATTGCATCACCCTATTATCATTTTTTACTAGAAGATCCAGACGAAAACATAATTGAAATAACAGGAAATTATAGTGGAATTATATAG
- a CDS encoding 5'-methylthioadenosine/adenosylhomocysteine nucleosidase, producing the protein MRIEIVGPTETEIMPFINKISNKKLSEYAMLKFYSGVYEGVEVVAVICGVCKVNAAIATQILIDKFEVTHVIVTGVAGALSKKLNIGDIVISSDIAYHDVAEGILTEYHPWMEDIYFKPDAELLRVCKNAANSLRISNECFTGRIITGEAFITHNERDGLIEKFNPLCVDMESASIAHTCYVNNIPFIVIRSISDGANENASETFEMNVERVALNSIKLVEESIKKLKMEE; encoded by the coding sequence TTGAGAATAGAAATAGTAGGCCCTACTGAAACAGAGATAATGCCTTTTATAAATAAAATATCAAATAAGAAACTTAGTGAATATGCTATGCTAAAATTTTATTCAGGAGTTTATGAAGGAGTAGAGGTGGTAGCAGTAATTTGTGGAGTATGTAAAGTTAATGCTGCCATAGCTACACAAATTTTAATTGATAAATTTGAAGTTACGCATGTTATAGTGACAGGAGTTGCAGGAGCATTAAGTAAAAAGCTTAACATTGGAGATATAGTTATTTCAAGTGACATTGCCTATCATGATGTTGCTGAAGGAATTTTAACGGAATATCATCCGTGGATGGAAGACATATATTTTAAGCCAGATGCTGAATTATTAAGAGTGTGTAAAAACGCTGCTAATTCCTTGAGGATTTCGAACGAATGCTTTACTGGAAGGATTATTACTGGGGAAGCATTTATTACACATAATGAAAGGGATGGGTTAATAGAGAAGTTCAATCCTCTATGTGTGGATATGGAAAGTGCTAGTATAGCCCATACATGTTATGTGAATAACATTCCATTTATAGTTATTCGTTCAATATCAGATGGTGCAAATGAAAATGCTTCAGAAACATTTGAAATGAATGTGGAAAGGGTAGCGCTAAATTCTATAAAGTTGGTTGAAGAGTCTATTAAAAAGCTGAAAATGGAGGAATAG
- a CDS encoding bis(5'-nucleosyl)-tetraphosphatase gives MNIEKSCGAVVYRKSGEDIEFLAVKSKANGHWSFPKGHMEKGESEEETAEREVFEETGLSVVLLDKFRTKIKYALTEETLKEVIFFIGTTSRQPVKIQKAEIQDFRWLKYMDMLNLLTFENTKKILIEVKDYLNGIKSF, from the coding sequence ATGAATATAGAAAAATCGTGTGGTGCTGTAGTGTATAGAAAATCAGGTGAAGATATTGAATTTTTAGCGGTAAAAAGTAAAGCAAATGGTCATTGGAGTTTCCCCAAAGGACATATGGAAAAAGGGGAGAGCGAAGAAGAAACTGCAGAGAGAGAAGTTTTTGAAGAGACGGGACTAAGTGTTGTTTTACTTGATAAATTTAGAACAAAAATAAAATATGCATTGACTGAGGAAACCCTAAAAGAAGTAATTTTTTTTATAGGAACAACATCTAGGCAACCAGTAAAAATTCAAAAGGCAGAAATTCAGGATTTTAGATGGCTAAAATATATGGACATGCTCAATTTGCTAACTTTTGAGAATACTAAAAAAATACTAATAGAAGTTAAAGATTATCTAAATGGAATAAAAAGTTTTTAG
- a CDS encoding nucleotide pyrophosphohydrolase, translating into MLDLKLSEIMSMQKELQEKYKAKWSPLTAENGRNSLLWMIEEMGEVVSIIKKRGETDIMNDHIVREAFVEEMVDVMMYYSDALMCYEITPEELSKAFVKKHSKNMGRDFIHEHEEYLHNK; encoded by the coding sequence ATGTTAGATTTAAAATTATCAGAAATAATGTCTATGCAAAAGGAACTTCAGGAAAAATATAAAGCAAAATGGTCGCCTCTCACTGCGGAAAATGGTCGTAATTCTTTATTGTGGATGATAGAAGAAATGGGAGAAGTTGTATCAATCATAAAAAAACGTGGAGAAACTGATATCATGAATGATCACATAGTGAGAGAAGCATTTGTGGAAGAAATGGTTGATGTGATGATGTATTATAGTGATGCATTGATGTGTTATGAAATTACTCCAGAGGAATTATCTAAGGCTTTCGTAAAAAAGCACTCTAAAAATATGGGCAGAGATTTTATCCATGAGCATGAGGAATATTTACATAATAAATAA
- a CDS encoding NUDIX domain-containing protein — protein MIKLRNTAKAIIVQDNKILFVKYLSKRSGTIYYVLPGGGQEAGETFSDTLKRKCLEELGAEIDVGELVLLTEYIGKNHKFADLH, from the coding sequence TTGATAAAGTTACGAAATACTGCTAAAGCCATCATTGTTCAAGATAATAAGATACTCTTTGTAAAATATCTTTCAAAAAGGTCTGGAACGATATACTATGTATTACCAGGTGGTGGACAGGAAGCTGGAGAAACTTTTAGTGATACATTAAAGAGGAAATGTTTGGAGGAACTTGGGGCTGAAATAGATGTGGGGGAACTTGTATTACTTACTGAGTACATTGGAAAAAATCATAAATTTGCAGATTTACATTGA